One uncultured Hyphomonas sp. genomic region harbors:
- a CDS encoding DUF1285 domain-containing protein has protein sequence MTSSSTTTISLEETLKDILPEGKLDGKLPPVHLWNPEHSADIGMEIHADGSWWHDGSRINRERLVKLFSRILRKDEDGQTWLVTPYEKVIVKVEDAPFLAVRVDRVGEPGRDQTLAFLTNLDDITLAGPDAPIRVETDPETGEPAPYVLVRGQLEAKLTRPVFYELVDLAEPSPDDPDILGVWSQGAFFPIGSAA, from the coding sequence GTGACATCCAGTTCAACGACCACAATCAGCCTTGAAGAAACGCTGAAAGACATCCTGCCTGAGGGCAAGCTGGATGGAAAGCTGCCGCCTGTGCATCTCTGGAACCCGGAGCACAGCGCCGATATCGGCATGGAAATCCACGCCGATGGCAGCTGGTGGCACGACGGATCGCGCATTAACCGTGAGCGGCTGGTGAAGCTGTTTTCCCGCATCCTACGCAAGGATGAAGACGGGCAGACCTGGCTGGTGACGCCCTATGAAAAAGTGATCGTGAAGGTCGAGGATGCGCCCTTTTTGGCCGTCCGGGTGGACCGTGTCGGCGAGCCGGGCCGGGACCAGACGCTCGCCTTCCTCACCAATCTGGACGACATCACGCTGGCCGGGCCGGACGCGCCAATTCGCGTCGAGACCGACCCGGAAACCGGCGAACCGGCGCCTTATGTGCTTGTGCGCGGGCAGCTGGAGGCCAAGCTGACCCGGCCGGTGTTCTATGAACTTGTGGACCTGGCTGAGCCATCGCCGGACGATCCGGACATACTGGGTGTCTGGAGCCAGGGGGCTTTCTTTCCCATCGGGTCAGCCGCGTGA
- a CDS encoding CoA pyrophosphatase, with product MSWSGLEDFIARVEARLDPPVGDGRLGETGDMDFLSPEEVAIIRPAAVLVGVIPRVSGPTALLTVRPTTMADHAGQVAFPGGKIDPIDLDEVAAALRESEEEVGVAPEDVQVLGKGAPYVTGTRYRITPVVGLLPADFQPVPDPTEVADVFETPLDFLMDARNHKMGEAVYRGKPRRYYEMPHNGYRIWGVTAGIIQRLYETLYEA from the coding sequence ATGTCCTGGTCAGGTCTCGAAGACTTCATTGCGCGCGTCGAAGCGCGGCTCGATCCGCCTGTCGGTGACGGACGGCTGGGGGAGACGGGCGACATGGATTTCCTGTCGCCGGAAGAAGTGGCGATCATCCGGCCCGCAGCCGTGCTGGTCGGCGTGATCCCGCGCGTTTCCGGTCCGACAGCGCTGCTCACCGTGCGGCCGACCACGATGGCCGATCATGCCGGGCAGGTGGCGTTTCCCGGCGGCAAGATCGATCCGATCGACCTTGATGAGGTGGCCGCGGCCCTACGCGAGTCGGAAGAGGAAGTCGGTGTCGCGCCGGAGGATGTGCAGGTGCTGGGCAAGGGGGCACCCTATGTCACCGGCACGCGCTATCGCATCACGCCGGTCGTGGGCCTGCTGCCCGCAGATTTCCAGCCGGTGCCGGACCCGACCGAAGTGGCCGACGTGTTCGAAACGCCGCTCGATTTCCTGATGGATGCCCGCAATCACAAGATGGGGGAGGCGGTCTACCGGGGCAAGCCGCGCCGCTATTACGAGATGCCGCACAATGGCTATCGCATCTGGGGCGTGACGGCCGGGATTATCCAGCGGCTCTATGAAACGCTCTATGAAGCGTAA
- a CDS encoding DUF6111 family protein produces the protein MAGRILFELFFFSIPFLVFGLYVLATTTAEHEGRRQWPVNMLFLIGLGLAVVGFFAMTFLEKREPEMCQKPTRYVDGKLVPGELYPCEHDLKDAGRAGSDDPGGMVELPTDGTDTAGDGTD, from the coding sequence TTGGCCGGACGGATACTCTTCGAACTCTTTTTCTTCTCGATCCCTTTCCTGGTGTTCGGGCTCTATGTGCTGGCCACGACGACGGCCGAGCATGAGGGGCGGCGGCAATGGCCGGTCAACATGCTGTTCCTGATCGGGCTCGGCCTGGCCGTCGTGGGCTTTTTCGCCATGACCTTCCTGGAAAAGCGCGAACCGGAAATGTGCCAGAAGCCGACCCGCTATGTGGACGGCAAGCTGGTGCCGGGAGAGCTTTACCCGTGTGAGCACGATCTCAAGGACGCCGGACGGGCGGGAAGTGACGATCCCGGCGGCATGGTCGAATTGCCCACCGACGGGACGGACACCGCGGGCGATGGCACAGACTGA